The following coding sequences are from one Merismopedia glauca CCAP 1448/3 window:
- a CDS encoding pilus assembly FimT family protein, producing MKNSQGFTLTELLAVVAIMGILAALAMPSVLWANKAGENATRQIAGNFKLARAKAMSKTSAYRVKGISENLVKVEYAKTCEADVADWNIDSDFDVQLPKNTTILLPITVNGQAVNNFANWQVCYDSKGISQQNTILSIKDSQTETTTTVEVLLGGAVETR from the coding sequence ATGAAAAACTCTCAAGGATTTACTTTAACAGAACTTTTAGCAGTTGTAGCTATCATGGGTATTCTAGCAGCTTTAGCCATGCCTAGCGTACTTTGGGCTAATAAAGCTGGAGAAAATGCTACCAGACAAATAGCAGGTAATTTTAAATTAGCTAGAGCCAAAGCTATGTCTAAAACCTCTGCTTATCGGGTTAAAGGAATCTCTGAAAATTTGGTTAAAGTAGAATATGCAAAAACTTGTGAAGCCGATGTTGCTGATTGGAATATAGATTCTGACTTTGATGTTCAACTACCGAAAAATACTACCATCCTTTTACCGATTACAGTTAATGGACAAGCCGTTAATAACTTCGCTAATTGGCAAGTTTGCTACGACAGTAAAGGAATTTCTCAACAAAATACTATACTATCGATCAAAGATTCCCAAACAGAAACAACCACTACCGTTGAAGTATTATTAGGCGGAGCAGTCGAAACTAGATGA
- a CDS encoding Npun_F0494 family protein, giving the protein MSSNQEPIKYRSSTIKRAKRALNCSPFCLDLFIAMRSHSVPLQTIADELGVKNNYTTHPITELRVENSLMWLIQVGILRREVDGQGITDSFRLTPLGRELVFERESKSQILVNPAIRERISDFMTRWFRIWM; this is encoded by the coding sequence ATGAGTTCAAACCAAGAACCGATTAAATACCGATCTAGTACCATTAAAAGAGCCAAAAGAGCGCTAAATTGTAGTCCATTCTGTTTAGATTTATTTATCGCTATGCGATCGCATAGTGTACCTCTACAAACTATCGCTGATGAGTTAGGGGTGAAAAATAACTACACTACCCATCCCATAACCGAATTAAGGGTCGAAAATTCCCTGATGTGGCTGATTCAAGTCGGAATCTTGCGTCGGGAGGTAGATGGACAGGGAATCACAGATAGTTTTCGTCTCACTCCGCTAGGGCGAGAATTAGTTTTTGAGCGTGAGTCTAAATCTCAGATATTAGTCAATCCTGCAATTAGAGAACGTATTTCTGATTTTATGACTCGCTGGTTCAGAATTTGGATGTGA
- a CDS encoding PilW family protein, whose product MQSKFILWKLFIQNSSKGLTLIELIVSLIIGGILLSLTLSLLVSNRKLYVEDLARTEVNQNLRATLDIIGTDLKQAGERISEENFPVIEVNNSSDLTIRLNLSLPILRTCQNVSAGTTTANNIPVTCSNTNDDVQQWQTYRCSLDGETGCQGNTQERVRAFIHDGNGNGEYFTYASEDTTNLSINRLNDGTPWQRNYSANSTVYILEEHRYQLVDHKMKLIIDGSKTLNIVNSIDSFDVKVSLPTISVETGTFPYTHTDGNTYRWWRLQSVKVNIKAINPSPGAAKVSQDKLNIAGQFFPRNSLSR is encoded by the coding sequence ATGCAGTCAAAATTTATACTGTGGAAACTATTTATACAAAATTCGAGTAAAGGGTTAACCTTAATTGAATTAATAGTTAGTTTAATCATAGGCGGAATCTTATTATCATTAACTTTATCCTTATTAGTTTCAAACCGGAAATTATATGTAGAAGATCTAGCTAGAACAGAAGTTAATCAAAACCTGCGTGCCACCCTTGATATTATTGGTACAGATCTTAAACAAGCTGGGGAACGTATCAGCGAAGAAAATTTTCCTGTAATTGAAGTTAACAATAGTTCCGATTTAACGATCCGATTAAATCTATCTTTACCTATATTACGAACTTGTCAAAATGTTAGTGCGGGGACTACTACCGCCAATAATATTCCTGTTACTTGTAGCAATACAAATGATGATGTACAACAATGGCAAACATATCGTTGTTCTCTAGATGGAGAAACAGGTTGCCAAGGAAATACTCAAGAAAGAGTGAGAGCTTTTATCCATGATGGTAACGGTAATGGAGAATATTTTACATACGCCAGCGAAGATACCACAAATTTATCAATTAATAGATTAAATGATGGTACTCCTTGGCAAAGAAATTATAGTGCTAATAGCACAGTTTACATTTTAGAAGAACACCGCTATCAATTGGTAGATCATAAAATGAAACTAATAATTGATGGAAGTAAAACCTTAAACATAGTCAATTCCATTGACTCTTTTGATGTTAAAGTATCCCTCCCCACTATTTCAGTAGAAACTGGAACCTTTCCTTATACACATACTGATGGAAACACTTATAGATGGTGGCGATTACAAAGCGTTAAAGTCAATATTAAAGCGATCAATCCATCACCTGGCGCTGCCAAAGTTAGCCAAGATAAATTGAATATTGCTGGACAGTTTTTCCCTAGAAACTCTTTATCTAGATAA
- a CDS encoding prepilin-type N-terminal cleavage/methylation domain-containing protein: protein MRRIESNSGFSLVEVIVALVVITVGLAFLSLLFTQQRLNTINSEVRTGAVVFSQRILDHLRQKDPNNLPKPPINQSITKQCPPIDSAPQEDIDLCPPAITNYTSYSYQANITFSEDQTSCKDNCRKIKLEVIRDAVKIYTVETIYTKFE from the coding sequence ATGAGGCGAATAGAATCAAATTCTGGTTTTAGCTTAGTTGAAGTGATAGTTGCTTTAGTTGTCATAACTGTAGGATTAGCCTTTTTATCTTTGCTATTTACCCAACAAAGATTGAATACTATCAATAGTGAAGTTCGGACTGGTGCAGTAGTGTTTTCCCAAAGAATTCTCGATCATCTCAGACAAAAAGATCCTAATAATTTACCCAAACCTCCTATTAACCAGTCTATTACTAAGCAATGTCCTCCCATAGATTCTGCTCCTCAAGAAGATATTGATTTATGCCCTCCTGCTATTACTAATTATACTTCCTATTCATATCAAGCAAATATTACTTTTTCAGAAGACCAAACTAGCTGTAAAGATAATTGCAGAAAGATTAAACTAGAGGTAATCAGAGATGCAGTCAAAATTTATACTGTGGAAACTATTTATACAAAATTCGAGTAA
- a CDS encoding peroxiredoxin, translated as MALAVGSKAPDFTTKDTNGNTVSLSDFAGKTVIMYFYPKDDTPGCTKQACSFRDSYDRYLEKGITVLGVSKDDEVAHQKFTEKFNLPFPLLADVDGSIIKAYDVEGNSGYAQRVTYTIDASGTITNVDSSVKTETHAQDVLASLAS; from the coding sequence ATGGCTCTAGCAGTAGGTAGCAAGGCTCCAGATTTTACTACCAAAGACACTAACGGAAATACCGTCTCTTTGTCTGATTTTGCTGGTAAAACCGTGATTATGTACTTCTACCCAAAAGATGATACACCAGGTTGCACCAAGCAAGCCTGTAGCTTTAGAGACTCTTACGATCGATATCTTGAAAAAGGGATAACGGTTTTAGGTGTGAGTAAAGATGATGAAGTTGCTCACCAAAAGTTTACCGAAAAATTCAATCTACCTTTTCCGTTACTAGCAGATGTAGATGGTTCAATTATCAAAGCCTATGATGTAGAAGGTAATAGTGGTTACGCCCAGCGAGTCACCTATACCATCGATGCTTCAGGAACTATTACTAACGTTGATAGTAGCGTGAAAACTGAAACCCACGCTCAAGATGTTTTAGCTTCCTTAGCTTCCTAA
- a CDS encoding 2Fe-2S iron-sulfur cluster-binding protein: MTIQVQFLPDDITVTAQAGEPVLEVAKRAGVFIATGCLMGSCHACEVELEDGESICACISGVPSGRSHITINLYIDPAW; the protein is encoded by the coding sequence ATGACCATCCAAGTTCAATTTCTACCAGATGATATTACCGTAACGGCTCAAGCTGGAGAACCTGTATTAGAAGTAGCAAAACGCGCGGGTGTGTTTATTGCGACTGGTTGTTTAATGGGTTCTTGTCACGCTTGCGAAGTAGAATTAGAAGACGGGGAAAGTATTTGTGCTTGCATTAGTGGAGTGCCTTCAGGGCGATCGCATATTACCATTAACCTCTACATCGATCCAGCTTGGTAA
- the cobQ gene encoding cobyric acid synthase CobQ codes for MRSLMVVGTTSHAGKSLLCAAICRILSRQGYRVTPFKGQNMALNAYVTAEGKEMGHAQAVQAWAAKTTPRVEMNPILLKPMGDMTSQVIIQGQAVGKVNAADYYKDYFDRGWQAICESLDYLTNHFDFIVCEGAGSPAEINLKHRDLTNMRVAKYLNAPTLLVVDIDRGGAFAHVVGTLALLEPEERQLIKAVAINKFRGQRSLLDSGVTWLEDYTKIPVAGVIPWINRLFPAEDSLDLLDRRSRKTGAELTIGVLHLPRIANFTDFDALEAEPTVNLKYIKPNESLAGVDALIIPGSKTTIPDLLYLQQSGITQEIPEFIKSGGTLLGICGGFQMLGESVSDVEGIEGEPATVSGLGLLPLSTRISSEKVTRQRVVTATYPSLETPITGYEIHQGKTVISENCSYISLFNEPNLGIVDPSSSVWGTYLHGIFDNGAWRRSWLNSIRAKRQLPPLMIAVPNYQEQREEMLDFIADFVTSHLDLTHLLT; via the coding sequence ATGCGATCGCTTATGGTGGTGGGAACCACATCCCATGCTGGAAAATCTCTGCTGTGCGCGGCTATTTGTCGGATCTTGTCCCGTCAAGGATACCGTGTCACGCCTTTTAAGGGGCAAAACATGGCACTCAATGCCTATGTTACCGCAGAAGGAAAGGAAATGGGTCATGCTCAAGCGGTGCAAGCTTGGGCAGCAAAAACTACTCCTAGGGTGGAAATGAACCCAATTCTCCTCAAACCAATGGGAGATATGACCTCTCAAGTGATTATTCAAGGTCAGGCGGTGGGTAAAGTCAATGCCGCAGACTATTATAAAGATTATTTTGATCGCGGTTGGCAAGCAATTTGCGAGTCTCTAGATTATCTCACTAACCACTTTGATTTTATCGTTTGCGAAGGGGCTGGTAGTCCTGCTGAAATCAATCTGAAGCACCGCGATTTGACCAATATGCGGGTGGCAAAGTATTTAAATGCTCCAACCCTCCTGGTAGTAGATATCGACCGTGGTGGGGCTTTTGCCCACGTTGTAGGCACTTTAGCCTTATTGGAACCAGAGGAACGCCAGTTAATCAAAGCTGTGGCTATTAATAAGTTTAGAGGACAGCGATCGCTCTTAGATTCTGGGGTGACTTGGCTGGAAGATTACACTAAAATTCCGGTAGCTGGGGTCATTCCTTGGATAAATCGCCTCTTTCCGGCGGAAGACTCTTTAGATTTATTAGATCGTCGTTCTCGCAAAACGGGAGCCGAACTTACTATCGGCGTACTGCATTTACCTCGGATTGCTAATTTTACCGATTTTGACGCTTTAGAAGCTGAACCAACGGTTAATCTCAAATATATCAAACCAAATGAATCTCTAGCTGGTGTTGATGCCTTAATCATCCCAGGTTCTAAAACAACTATCCCAGACTTGCTCTATTTACAGCAAAGTGGGATTACTCAAGAAATTCCTGAATTTATCAAATCTGGGGGCACATTATTGGGAATTTGTGGTGGTTTTCAGATGTTAGGAGAAAGCGTCAGCGATGTTGAAGGAATTGAAGGGGAACCAGCTACAGTTTCCGGCTTGGGTTTGTTACCATTAAGTACAAGAATATCTAGTGAAAAAGTGACTCGCCAACGGGTTGTAACTGCTACTTATCCTAGTTTGGAAACACCCATCACTGGTTACGAAATTCATCAAGGCAAAACGGTAATTTCAGAAAATTGCAGTTATATTTCATTATTTAATGAGCCAAATTTAGGCATAGTAGATCCTAGTTCATCGGTTTGGGGAACTTATCTACATGGTATTTTTGATAACGGAGCTTGGCGACGTTCTTGGCTCAATTCCATCCGCGCCAAACGTCAACTTCCACCGCTTATGATCGCAGTTCCTAATTACCAAGAACAAAGAGAAGAAATGCTCGATTTTATCGCTGATTTTGTTACCTCTCACCTAGACTTAACACATTTATTAACTTAA